CGCCGACCCTGCTGTTGGCCTGGGTGCAAGCATCGAGAGCGCACCGGGCGCTAATTAATTAGCAATTGCCGCTTCCTCCTAAGGCTCTGCATGACGCTTCAGGCGATCGAGGAGCACTCGGGGTGGACGAGAAGACGATCCGAAACATGTTGCGAATGGCGCGGTTGGCTTCCGCCGCTCACACCTTCTTCACGTACATCGACTTGAGGCCCACCTGGCCGAAGCCCTCGATGCGGCAGTCGATGTCGTGATCGCCGTCGACGAGCTTGATGTTCTTCACCTTCGTGCCTGCCTTGAGCGGCTTCGGCGCACCCTTCACCGGGAGGTCCTTGATGAGCGCGACGGTGTCCCCGTCCGCCAGGACGTTCCCGTTCGTGTCCTTCCACACGCGCGGGCCGTCCTCCGCGTCGACCGCCTTCGCCGCGGTGTCCGCGCTCCACTCGTGCCCGCACTCGGGGCAGACGAGGAGTCCGGATCCGTCCTCGTAAGCATAGGTCGACGCACACTTCGGGCAGGCCGGCAGATCGCTCATGACGCGCGTATACCATGCTCACCAAGCGCGTTCGCTCACTCCTAATGGATCGATCCACCGCACCATCGCCGTCGCTTGAAGCGCTGACGGTAGGGTTCGGGCTGTGGAGCCGCACCCTGCTCAATGCACTCCTCTCTTAGGGAACCAGCTGCACCTGCGTTGCGTTGATGGCCAAGAACGGCCGACTACCGCCATCGGGTCGCAGGTTGATGTCCAGCTCCATGCAGCCGAGTGACGCGATCCCATCGACCTTCACGCGCCGTCCGTTCGCAGAGCGCACCTGCTCGCAAACGGACCCGCGGGCGCCCACTTCAACCCTCTCTTTTTCGTCAACGAGCTCCGCCTGACACGATTCACCATCGGACGAGACGTTCTCCAATATCCCCGTTGTGGCAACGCGCTTCCCTGGGCCCCCGACGTGGAGGTCGAGGCTCCACACCTCGGACAGCGGGAGTTCGCGCCCCGTCGTGCATGCGATCGCCATAAGAGTGCCCATGAGAATGGCTCGCATGTTTCGTTGTACGTGCCCGCCGACGAGACCTCCCTTGGTGCTCACGTCCAACGAGGAACCTACACTGCTGTCCTATACGGCATGGCTGCTCGGCGACGCCAAGGCCACGGTGGACCGGAGGCTTCGGGCCGGCCAGCGCGCCGCGCTCTCGCCGTCGCTCGGTGCTCCCCCGGCTGCGATTCTCGCGCCCACCATGGACCTCCGCGTCACCGTTCACGAGGAGAAAGGGAGTGCTGCTCGGATGGAGATGGATTCACGCGAGGGCGTTGAGCCGCTACGTCAGCGCGCGAGGAGGATTCGTCATGGGTCCAAAGGCGAAGGGCCGTGGTCCTTGTAGACGTCGTCGCTCGAGACGCAAAGCTCCACACTGCGCAGCGCTCTTGGGGTCGATGG
This genomic stretch from Myxococcales bacterium harbors:
- a CDS encoding alkylphosphonate utilization protein, with the protein product MSDLPACPKCASTYAYEDGSGLLVCPECGHEWSADTAAKAVDAEDGPRVWKDTNGNVLADGDTVALIKDLPVKGAPKPLKAGTKVKNIKLVDGDHDIDCRIEGFGQVGLKSMYVKKV